A region from the Lolium perenne isolate Kyuss_39 chromosome 4, Kyuss_2.0, whole genome shotgun sequence genome encodes:
- the LOC127346815 gene encoding protein ALP1-like — MSSSSSSSSDGVEGDFIAAFQQEYEEEMQAEEVVPRRRRRRQFIRRDRLGAHDRLFEDYFADDCNYPPSYFRRRYRMRRSLFLTIVARLGEYSPYFTQRDDALNRAGFSPLQKCTAALRLLAYGAAADTIDEWLKLARQTSSDCLDRFCEGIIDCYGETFCRRPTVEDTQRLLAKAEERGFPGMLGSIDCMHWQWRNCPVAHAGQFTRGDIKHPTIILEAVASYDRWIWHAFFGVAGSNNDLNVLNQSPLFTDVLRGEAPVVNFTVNGHEYNYGYYLADGIYPSWPVFMKGVTLPQNEKQRVFTSAQSAHRKDVECAFGVLKSRFNILAVPGRSYSRRTLGLIMRACVILHNMIIDDERGQNLDDIYETVDSNVGPAIHHHAPPSLAARIQMDTEMRESPMYTQLQHDLMEHVWANS, encoded by the coding sequence ATGTCTTCATCCAGCAGCAGTTCGAGCGACGGAGTGGAGGGTGATTTCATCGCTGCATTCCAGCAGGAGTATGAGGAGGAGATGCaagccgaggaggtggtgccaagacgtcggcgccgccgacagttcatcaggcgtgatcgtctgggtgcccacgatcggctcttcgaggactacttcgccgacgactgCAACTATCCTCCGAGCTACTTTCGGCGAAGGTATCGGATGAGACGATCCCTCTTCCTGACCATTGTGGCTAGATTGGGTGAATACTCTCCGTATTTCACCCAAAGAGATGATGCTCTCAACCGTGCTGGTTTCTCTCCCCTGCAAAAGTGTACTGCGGCTTTGCGTCTGTTAGCTTATGGAGCCGCTGCAGATACAATAGATGAGTGGCTTaagttagctagacaaacttcatcAGATTGTCTAGATAGATTCTGTGAAGGCATCATTGATTGTTACGGGGAGACGTTTTGCCGTCGCCCAACTGTGGAGGATACTCAGCGGCTGTTAGCGAAAGCCGAGGAGCGTGGCTTTCCGGGCATGTTagggagcatcgattgcatgcattggcagtGGAGGAACTGCCCAGTGGCTCATGCTGGCCAATTCACAAGGGGAGACATCAAACACCCTACCATAATCTTAGAAGCCGTTGCGTCGTATGATCGTTGGATCTGGCATGCCTTTTTTGGAGTGGCCGGGTCCAACAACGACCTCAATGTACTGAACCAGTCGCCGTTGTTCACTGATGTGCTTAGGGGAGAAGCACCCGTAGTGAACTTCACGGTGAATGGACACGAGTACAACTATGGTTACTACCTTGCCGACGGCATCTACCCCTCCTGGCCGGTGTTCATGAAAGGTGTTACTCTTCCACAAAATGAAAAGCAGCGAGTGTTCACTTCTGCTCAATCAGCGCATCGCAAAGATGTCGAGTGTGCCTTTGGAGTGTTGAAGTCTAGGTTCAACATTCTAGCAGTTCCGGGACGCTCCTACTCCAGGCGTACTCTTGGATtgatcatgcgtgcatgtgtcattctgcacaacatgatcattgacgaTGAGCGTGGACAAAATTTGGACGACATCTATGAGACAGTTGATTCAAATGTCGGCCCTGCAATACACCACCATGCACCACCAAGCCTAGCAGCCAGGATTCAGATGGACACCGAAATGAGGGAGTCACCGATGTATACACAGCTCCAGCATGATTTGATGGAGCATGTGTGGGCTAATTCCtag